A single genomic interval of Halorubrum aethiopicum harbors:
- a CDS encoding DUF7333 family protein, producing the protein MEFDLPRAAGLVALLIALGVAGLVGGGMMPLSTTLMMVLPSMVVFGAIVFVVGMKHGEFRATRT; encoded by the coding sequence ATGGAGTTCGACCTCCCGCGTGCGGCCGGTCTCGTGGCGCTTCTGATCGCCCTCGGCGTCGCCGGGCTCGTCGGCGGCGGCATGATGCCGCTCTCGACGACGCTGATGATGGTCCTCCCGTCGATGGTCGTCTTCGGCGCGATCGTCTTCGTCGTCGGGATGAAACACGGCGAGTTCCGCGCGACCCGGACGTAG
- a CDS encoding calcium/sodium antiporter produces MVLGSPVTELGLLLVGIGLLYAGAELLVAGARDLALAVGLKASTVGVTVVAFATTTPELFVSVLGALTVSTDIGLGAIVGSNVANIGLVLGVSALIRPLGVSETVFRRDVPFMVLAALLLVALGWNGRIGPLEGAVLLAALVAFTLVVLRRVRRTQAGISDAERDGMPDAEARDVLAVVAGIAALVLGSRWLIDGGRDLLAAAGFSDLFIGLTVLAVGTSLPELAASVVAAARDEASFSVGNVVGSNIYNVLAVIGLLAFVSPIDVSPGVRAFEFPALLAFTLLVVGLMYRGDRLTRVDGAVLVAAYAGFVYLLLP; encoded by the coding sequence ATGGTTCTCGGCTCGCCCGTCACCGAACTCGGCCTCCTCCTCGTCGGCATCGGCCTGCTGTACGCCGGCGCGGAGCTCCTGGTGGCGGGCGCCCGCGACCTCGCGCTCGCGGTGGGGCTGAAGGCCTCGACGGTCGGCGTGACCGTCGTCGCGTTCGCGACGACCACGCCGGAGCTGTTCGTGTCGGTCCTCGGCGCGCTCACCGTCTCGACCGACATCGGGCTGGGCGCGATCGTCGGGTCGAACGTCGCCAACATCGGGCTCGTGTTGGGCGTCTCCGCGCTGATCCGCCCGCTCGGCGTCTCCGAGACGGTGTTCCGTCGAGACGTGCCGTTCATGGTCCTCGCCGCGCTGCTGCTCGTCGCACTGGGGTGGAACGGTCGGATCGGGCCCCTCGAGGGTGCCGTCCTCCTCGCGGCGCTCGTCGCGTTCACCCTGGTGGTGTTGCGTCGCGTCCGGCGGACCCAGGCGGGGATCTCCGACGCGGAACGCGACGGGATGCCGGACGCGGAGGCGCGGGACGTCCTCGCCGTGGTCGCCGGGATCGCCGCGCTCGTCCTCGGCTCGCGCTGGCTGATCGACGGCGGCCGCGACCTGCTCGCCGCGGCCGGCTTCTCGGACCTCTTCATCGGCCTCACCGTGCTCGCGGTGGGCACCTCGCTGCCCGAACTCGCCGCGAGCGTCGTCGCCGCCGCGCGCGACGAGGCGAGCTTCAGCGTCGGCAACGTCGTCGGCTCGAACATCTACAACGTCCTGGCCGTGATCGGCCTGCTCGCGTTCGTCTCCCCGATCGACGTGAGCCCCGGCGTTCGGGCGTTCGAGTTCCCGGCGCTCCTCGCGTTCACGCTGCTCGTCGTCGGCCTGATGTACCGCGGCGACCGGCTCACCCGCGTCGACGGCGCGGTCCTCGTGGCCGCGTACGCTGGGTTCGTCTACCTGCTGTTGCCGTGA
- a CDS encoding D-aminoacyl-tRNA deacylase, with protein sequence MIAIVVSRADSASVHVGERLLEVGDWTSREDGSRPDAAGGGTYYRTEGFELREFADLHIELSNPAAAFGRGDGGGDGRAEVDREDGIDENDREDGSDEPRGGDPDLLVFVSRHSGNTGPLLTAHVTGNFGPAEYGGEPRTLARAAPGAVDRVVDAMATHAPEGYDVGIECTHHGPTDTAVPSLFAELGSDESEWSDPDGARAVARAVLALRGTGPNRTGPDGRNRHVVGFGGGHYAPRFTRIVRETEWAVGHVGADWALGEMGAPDANRDVIEAAFERSRADHAVIEGDRPTLADAIRGLGHRVVSETWVREVGDRPLDLVDHLEAAIESVDEGLRFGSVVPEDDAIDRDDEDIPADPADTVVVRELPADLLARAQGVDAAAARAAVEVNAVAFGTEQAGTRAAGKAAFAADGASPGHADLVADLAAVLEAGYEEVVVEGDAVVARETAFDPALAADLGVPEGPAFGRLASGEPVEVDGETIDPEAVSTRSEERFPIE encoded by the coding sequence GTGATAGCGATCGTCGTCAGCCGGGCCGACAGCGCCTCCGTACACGTCGGCGAGCGGCTGCTCGAGGTCGGCGACTGGACGAGCCGCGAGGACGGGAGCCGCCCGGACGCCGCGGGCGGGGGAACCTACTACCGGACCGAGGGGTTCGAGCTCCGCGAGTTCGCCGACCTCCACATCGAGCTGTCGAACCCCGCGGCCGCCTTCGGCCGCGGGGACGGCGGGGGAGACGGCAGGGCCGAGGTCGACCGGGAGGACGGGATCGACGAGAACGACCGGGAGGACGGGAGCGACGAGCCGCGCGGGGGCGATCCTGATCTCCTCGTGTTCGTCTCGCGGCACTCGGGAAACACCGGGCCGCTCCTCACCGCCCACGTCACCGGCAACTTCGGGCCGGCGGAGTACGGCGGGGAGCCGCGGACGCTCGCGCGGGCCGCGCCCGGCGCGGTCGACCGCGTCGTCGACGCGATGGCGACCCACGCCCCGGAGGGGTACGACGTGGGCATCGAGTGTACCCACCACGGCCCGACCGACACCGCGGTCCCGTCGCTGTTCGCCGAGCTCGGCTCCGACGAGTCCGAGTGGAGCGACCCCGATGGTGCCCGCGCGGTCGCGAGGGCCGTCCTCGCGCTCCGGGGGACAGGCCCGAACCGGACCGGACCCGACGGTCGGAACCGCCACGTCGTCGGCTTCGGCGGCGGCCACTACGCCCCGCGGTTCACCCGCATCGTCCGCGAGACGGAGTGGGCGGTCGGGCACGTCGGGGCCGACTGGGCGCTCGGCGAGATGGGCGCGCCGGACGCGAACCGCGACGTGATCGAGGCGGCGTTCGAGCGGAGCCGCGCCGACCACGCCGTGATCGAGGGCGACCGCCCCACGCTCGCCGACGCGATCCGGGGCCTCGGCCACCGGGTCGTGAGCGAGACGTGGGTGCGCGAGGTCGGCGACCGCCCGCTCGACCTCGTCGACCACCTGGAGGCAGCGATCGAGTCGGTCGACGAGGGACTCCGGTTCGGGTCGGTCGTTCCCGAGGACGACGCGATCGACCGCGACGATGAGGACATTCCCGCCGACCCCGCGGACACGGTGGTCGTCCGGGAGCTACCGGCCGACCTGCTGGCGCGGGCACAGGGGGTCGACGCCGCGGCTGCGCGCGCTGCCGTCGAGGTGAACGCGGTCGCGTTCGGGACCGAACAGGCGGGAACGCGCGCGGCCGGGAAGGCCGCCTTCGCGGCCGACGGGGCGAGCCCCGGCCACGCGGACCTCGTCGCCGACCTCGCGGCCGTCCTCGAGGCCGGCTACGAGGAGGTCGTCGTCGAGGGGGACGCCGTCGTCGCCCGCGAGACCGCCTTCGACCCGGCGCTGGCGGCCGATCTGGGCGTGCCGGAGGGTCCGGCGTTCGGTCGGCTCGCGTCCGGCGAGCCGGTCGAGGTCGACGGCGAGACGATCGATCCGGAGGCGGTCTCGACGCGCTCGGAGGAGCGGTTCCCGATCGAGTGA
- the ftsZ gene encoding cell division protein FtsZ, whose amino-acid sequence MDSIVEDAIDEAEESPADGSGGPGDPAQDGHAGAAPQTGTMTDDELEDVLQDLQTNITVVGCGGAGGNTVNRMTEEGIHGAKLVAANTDVQHLVNIEADTKILMGQQKTQGRGAGSLPQVGEEAAIESQEEISDAIDGSDMVFVTAGLGGGTGTGSAPVVAKAARDSGALTIAIVTTPFTAEGEVRRTNAEAGLERLRDVSDTVIVVPNDRLLDAVGKLPVRQAFKVSDEVLMRSVKGITELITKPGLVNLDFADVRTVMEKGGVAMIGLGESDSESKAQDSVKSALRSPLLDVDISGANSALVNVTGGQDMSIEEAEGVVEEIYDRIDPDARIIWGTSVDEDLEGEMRTMIVVTGVESPQIYGQNDGDAEQVAAEMEDIDYVE is encoded by the coding sequence ATGGACTCCATCGTTGAGGACGCCATCGACGAAGCCGAGGAATCCCCGGCGGACGGCTCCGGGGGTCCCGGCGACCCCGCACAGGACGGACACGCCGGCGCGGCCCCCCAGACCGGCACCATGACCGACGACGAGCTGGAGGACGTTCTCCAGGACCTCCAGACCAACATCACCGTCGTCGGCTGCGGCGGCGCGGGCGGCAACACGGTCAACCGGATGACCGAGGAGGGGATCCACGGCGCGAAGCTCGTCGCGGCCAACACCGACGTCCAACACCTCGTCAACATCGAGGCCGACACCAAGATCCTGATGGGCCAACAGAAGACGCAGGGTCGCGGCGCGGGCTCGCTCCCGCAGGTCGGCGAGGAGGCCGCCATCGAGTCCCAAGAGGAGATCTCCGACGCCATCGACGGCTCCGACATGGTGTTCGTCACCGCCGGGCTCGGCGGGGGAACCGGAACGGGCTCCGCCCCGGTCGTCGCGAAGGCCGCCCGCGACTCCGGCGCGCTCACCATCGCCATCGTCACGACCCCGTTCACCGCCGAGGGCGAGGTGCGACGGACGAACGCGGAGGCCGGCCTCGAGCGCCTCCGCGACGTGAGCGACACCGTGATCGTCGTCCCCAACGATCGCCTGCTCGACGCGGTCGGGAAGCTCCCGGTCCGGCAGGCGTTCAAGGTGTCCGACGAGGTGCTGATGCGCTCGGTGAAGGGGATCACGGAGCTGATCACCAAACCCGGCCTCGTCAACCTCGACTTCGCCGACGTCCGCACCGTGATGGAGAAGGGCGGCGTCGCGATGATCGGGCTCGGCGAGTCCGACTCCGAGTCGAAGGCGCAGGACTCGGTGAAATCGGCGCTCCGCTCGCCGCTGCTCGACGTCGACATCTCCGGAGCGAACTCCGCGCTCGTGAACGTCACCGGCGGACAGGACATGTCCATCGAGGAGGCCGAGGGCGTCGTCGAGGAGATCTACGACCGGATCGACCCCGACGCCCGGATCATCTGGGGGACCTCCGTCGACGAGGACCTCGAGGGCGAGATGCGGACGATGATCGTCGTCACGGGCGTCGAGTCGCCGCAGATCTACGGCCAGAACGACGGCGACGCCGAACAGGTCGCCGCCGAGATGGAGGACATCGACTACGTCGAGTGA
- a CDS encoding protein translocase SEC61 complex subunit gamma: protein MDVPYDLNSYIRVLKLASTPSTDEFLQVSKIAGAGILLIGFLGFLMFAIMSLLPGVGA, encoded by the coding sequence ATGGACGTCCCGTACGACCTCAACAGCTATATCCGCGTGTTGAAGCTGGCGAGCACGCCGAGCACCGACGAGTTCCTCCAGGTGTCGAAGATCGCCGGTGCCGGGATCCTGCTCATCGGCTTCCTCGGCTTCCTGATGTTCGCGATCATGAGCCTCCTGCCGGGGGTCGGCGCGTAA
- a CDS encoding transcription elongation factor Spt5 — protein MPIFSVKTTARQERTVADMLAEKEMPEIQAVIAPDQLTSYVMVEASDGSVFARILDEIPHARGVIQGSDGPAESPFSEVEHFLSPTPDVEGIAEGDIVELIAGPFKGEKARVQRIDEGKDQVTVELYEATVPIPVTVRGDQIRVLDSEER, from the coding sequence ATGCCGATCTTCTCGGTCAAGACGACCGCCCGCCAGGAGCGGACCGTCGCGGACATGCTCGCCGAAAAGGAGATGCCGGAGATCCAGGCCGTCATCGCCCCCGACCAGCTCACGAGCTACGTGATGGTCGAGGCCTCGGACGGCAGCGTCTTCGCCCGGATCCTCGACGAGATCCCGCACGCCCGCGGCGTCATCCAGGGCTCCGACGGCCCCGCCGAGAGCCCCTTCTCGGAGGTCGAACACTTCCTCTCGCCGACCCCCGACGTGGAGGGGATCGCCGAGGGCGACATCGTCGAACTCATCGCCGGCCCGTTCAAGGGCGAGAAGGCCCGCGTCCAGCGCATCGACGAGGGGAAAGACCAGGTGACCGTCGAGCTGTACGAGGCGACCGTCCCCATCCCGGTCACGGTCCGCGGCGACCAGATCCGCGTGCTCGACAGCGAGGAGCGATAG
- the artA gene encoding archaeosortase A, whose translation MFGSGVPAILSVVPDTFTFAWIVAILFAAAWLLDARGYAAGRALAAGTWGLFGLFWLTTVPYFAFEHQSYVESILALVGVPACLYVGYLLYDGRASLFTLTRAVSIMLFIYLPFETIPAFTLAGVAVPEPRRILIEIVANHTGAMIDLLGYAPERVTSYEGYDAAFGWTLADGHRMRINVVLACTGLGSMAIFGGLVAAVEGPLDRKIRALVVSIPLIYVLNILRTTFITIVAGNQYMQWQPELVLAMFGASNPYRVSFLVSDRIISQLLAVVALIGITYLVARQLPELVVILEDVLYVLTGEEHDLTEALDLPREPTNR comes from the coding sequence ATGTTCGGTTCCGGCGTCCCCGCGATACTGAGCGTGGTCCCCGACACGTTCACGTTCGCGTGGATCGTCGCGATCCTCTTCGCGGCCGCCTGGCTGCTCGACGCCCGCGGGTACGCGGCGGGACGGGCGCTCGCGGCGGGCACGTGGGGACTGTTCGGGCTGTTCTGGTTGACGACGGTGCCGTACTTCGCGTTCGAACACCAGAGCTACGTCGAGTCGATCCTCGCGCTCGTCGGCGTCCCCGCCTGTCTCTACGTCGGCTACCTGCTGTACGACGGGCGGGCGTCGCTCTTCACGCTCACCCGGGCGGTCTCGATCATGCTGTTCATCTACCTGCCGTTCGAGACGATCCCGGCGTTCACGCTCGCCGGCGTGGCGGTCCCGGAGCCCCGGCGGATCCTCATCGAGATCGTCGCGAACCACACCGGCGCGATGATCGACCTCCTCGGGTACGCCCCCGAGCGCGTGACGAGCTACGAGGGGTACGACGCCGCCTTCGGGTGGACGCTCGCGGACGGCCACCGCATGCGGATCAACGTCGTGTTGGCGTGTACGGGCCTCGGCAGCATGGCGATCTTCGGCGGGCTCGTCGCCGCCGTGGAGGGGCCGCTCGACCGGAAGATCCGGGCGCTCGTGGTCTCCATCCCGCTCATCTACGTGCTCAACATCCTCCGGACGACGTTCATCACGATCGTCGCCGGCAACCAGTACATGCAGTGGCAGCCGGAGCTGGTGTTGGCGATGTTCGGCGCGAGCAACCCCTATCGCGTCTCGTTTCTGGTCTCCGACCGGATCATCAGCCAGCTGCTCGCGGTCGTCGCGCTGATCGGGATCACCTACCTCGTCGCCAGACAGCTCCCGGAGCTCGTCGTCATCCTCGAGGACGTGCTCTACGTGCTCACCGGCGAGGAACACGACCTCACGGAGGCGCTCGACCTCCCGCGGGAGCCGACGAACCGGTGA